The Raphanus sativus cultivar WK10039 chromosome 2, ASM80110v3, whole genome shotgun sequence DNA segment AAAAGACGTCTTGACCACGAGTGTTTTGTCTAAACGATGGCGATATCTTTGGAAGTTGGTTCATAAACTCGACTACACCCATTGCGACGGGAACGCTGACGATGGGAGATTTGTGAGGTTTGTGGACAGATCATTGCTGTTAAGCACAGCTCCCGTCTTAGAGAGTTTGCAGTTCAATATCCGTAGGAAATGCAGCGACGTAGATATCGGATTTTGGATTATAACTGCAGTGGAACGAGGTTTGCGTGAACTCAGTTTCAATTATTGGGCTCGTAATACTACTAATGAGCCTAGCAAATTGCCTCAGAGTTTGTTTACTTGTGGAACACTCGTGGTACTTAAACTCAACAATGTATCGCTTGTGGATGTTACGTTCCCAGTGTGTTTTCAGCTCCTCAAGACATTGCACCTTAGTTGTCTGATTTACCTAGACGATGAAACTCCTAAAAATCTTTTATCAAGCTGCAAAATTCTTCAAGAGTTGGTCGTGCACCGGGTAAAGAATGACAATGTGACAGTATATTCTATTATGGTGCCTTCGTTACAAAAGCTAGTCTTCGATGGAAGATTCGGTACTCATGACGGCATTTCTGAGTTTGTGATGAATGCTCCTTCTATGAAGTTCCTAGAGATCAATGATTGGAGTAACGAATGTATGGTAGAGAAAATGCCTGAGCTCGTGGCTGCAAATCTTGAAGCTATCTATTGGAATACCGACAATATACTCAGATCTTTCACATCACTTAAACGTCTCTCGTTATGTTTAGGCGAAGAGGTAAACTTACTTTTATTCGAAAGTAGAAATATAAAAAGTGTAACAATATACGCAGCTTTTcttttatagttggtttattatattttttgtagtcTCCATTTCCTACTGGTGAAATCTTCCACCAGCTTGTGGACTTGGAGTTTTGCACGTGTGATACGGAGTGGGATTTACTTATGTATTTTCTCAAACATTCTCCGAAACTGCGAGCTCTCAGACTCAACGATGTAAAGAAACTTAACCCTTATAACTCTCTGGTTTTTTTTTCATCTCATAGTATATAGTGGTTGGTTTATTGTATATTCAGAGATCTGGTGGTATTTTTGGAGCACGAATAGATCATTGGGATGAGCCAAGTTCTGTTCCTGAATCATTGATGTCCAGTCTTGAAACTTTCGAGTGGACAACTTACAGAGGATGGGAGGTGGAGAAAGAACTCGCAACGTTTATCTTGAAACATGCAAGGCGTCTAAAGACAGCGACTATCTCACCAAAACCCACCAGTCTGGAGGAGAAACATCGAATGCTCACGGAATTGGCACTTTTGTCTAGAGGTTCAACGACATGTCAGCTTGTGTTTGTCTGAAAGTCTGAAACCATCTCATTCTGAAGCAGTTTTGTTGCATCTCTTAAACTATTTGCTCTGTTTATCTCATTTGTCTTCTCTATATTTCATAGTTAGAATGATTAGTCGACATTCCTTGAGTTTTTactgaagtttttttttattctttttgacTTGACATTTGACAATGATTTGGTTACACCAATAATACAACAGTCAATATGTCCAAGTGGCTAAAGAGACGAATTTGAAATCTGTTGGGCTTCGCCCGCGCAGGTTTGAACCCTGCTCTGATGGAAGTTTTTCTCGACAAGCCAAACAATGTTACGGGATGGATACGAGAAAGCAATGACAGTATGATTTGCTTCTAAAAAATGTGATGACCAATGCACATGTTATCTCAGTTTTGATTTACTAGTTCCTAGTTGACTAACTCTTGAATTTGTGATGCATTCATTGTAAAAATGATTCTGAATCGAATAAATTGaacatttatttgaaaaaaaatacacCAAATCTACGGTTTATTGGCTCTACAATGGACCGTAACCAACATGGAACACAATCAATCACAGAACCATACTTTTTGTTGTACCACGCAATCTGCTTGCCTATTAACGAGATGGGGATTAAACTGAATAGCTGAAGAATCAAAAGTCGTGGCCAATGAAAGGATATCTTGGCTATAAGGTTGTAGCCTGGTGATTTATTCTTCCTGCGGAAACTTTTACATTTCCTTACAATCTTCACCACGAGTGTTATGTCAAAAGGATGGCGGAATCTTTCGAAGTTAGTTAGTGTCTAAACTTTAGTGCATCGATTGTGATAAGAATGCTGATCATGGACGCTTTGTGCGGCTTGCTGACAGATCTTTGCTATTAAGCACAATTCTTGTGGAGTTTGCATTTCAAGTTTGGTAGGAATTGCAGCGAGAAATGTACCGTTTTTTGGGATGATATTTGTAGTGGAACGAGGTTTTCGTGGCTAAATTTCAATTATGTTGGTCTTAACTTGATGAGCCTGGCCGATTGCCTCAAATACCTCTTCGTGGTACTTAAATTACCTAGTGTATCAAACGTGGATGTTAACTTCCTCGTTAGTTTTCAGCTCCTCCAAACATTGGGTCTTAGGTGGATGTAAAATGCTTTCTACGAAAGTTCATTCGTTACAAAAGTTAATATGTGATCTAGATATGCCCACTCATGATGTGTGTACTGAGTTTGTGTAGAATGTTTTTTAGAGCATCATTAATTAGTGAGGAGTTTTTCACCCAacatttaatgattaaaaaactaaaagaaatcaGAAAAGTAGGAAAAAGAAACAGAGTACATTGTTTTTATTTGAACCTTACTTATCTAAGTTCTCCTAAGCAAAATAAATGTCGAAAATCCTAAACCGTTTGCTCGGTTAAAAATTTAACTATCAAggattaaattaaaataaaaataagattcatcaaaaaaaaatgaaaccagATGATTTTCAAAACCTTGATTTGAATCAAGTAAAACttgaaaatcattaaaataaaaataagattcaTCTTGAACTAAACCAGATGATTTTCAAGTTTTACTTGATTAATTTTTAGTTGATGGTTatcttgataaaaaaaatgaaacatgtATCCAAAAGTTAAGTTccaaatgtttcaaaataatctattctattaaactaaaaacataaccTAATGATATAGGTTTAgtcaaactattttttatataaagataAAATATGTGTTATGTATATCACTCTTACGTAATTTATGAAAACtaaatttcaaaccaaaaatgtaaaataataaaatataccGCCCTATCTAGTATTGGTATTTAAAATATGTGTTCTGTATTGAGGATCTATAGACACTAAAAAATGGTCCACACGCATCGTTAGAATGTTTCAGCGATGACATCATGTGTTCCGCGTCAATGTTGCTTAAACAGTTCTTTGGACGGCAAAAGTGATTGTCGTACAATCACGTAGGTCCGACGTTCGTGGCATTAATAATAGCGATGTTTCACCGTATATTTAATAGTTTTtgcttaatatatatttaatatatttgcGCAAGCGTTTTGTTTTCCATAAACAAACACGAAACCAAAATCACTTCAAAAACACCAGCCTGTCCAAAATTACTTAGATAAATGTCTGGACGGACTGGGGCTGTCgaaacaatttttgtttgtttcgttttttttttttttttttttgtttcgttacaattttgattttataatttattgactttaatttcattttgttctagtttttcttttttaaaaattctagtTTACATGTGGTAAACTGAACTTTGTAATGTGAGGTCTGTAAAAGATGTAATATCGGGAAAAAATATAACCAGGCCTCAGAGATTTTGGTGGTACAGAGTAATCAAATGAATTTCTTCATCAAGAAGTagcaaatatatttataacatcACTGgccaaaacccaaaagaaaaacaaattctGAAAAgttaattaatcaaaaaaaagaaaatgattgtTTGATGATGAATGAATCAAAAGTAGATGGTAAACAATCACATTTTTAGCATTTGGAACCCGAATGATTTTTCCCTCACCATCATCCAAACAATTAACAAgttttaagagatattaataATCGAAAAATTAGAAAAGACGAATTACAAAAAACGATTGGGAGAGTGGTATTGAATGAAGATTAtgtataaaagaaaacaaagaatcTTCGGAGGTTGAGATGCAGAAAAGCTTACGAAGGTACGTAATAAGCATGCTGCATGCAGAAtacaaaacaaatcaataaTCTTTGTAGATTAATGAAAGATTTCTTGATCCATTCACGTGGATAAAGTAATTGTATCCAACCGAATTACGATAAGAAGGTgaagaaaacaagaagaaaagcAATTTACAATAATAGATCAAAAGACCGGTAAAAACATGCGCCGTGTAATAAACAATTTCTATTTGATATTACAGAACAGAGTAGACAAGTTGAGT contains these protein-coding regions:
- the LOC108841507 gene encoding FBD-associated F-box protein At5g56370-like, with protein sequence MDTISFLPDDFLLQILSLLPTKDVLTTSVLSKRWRYLWKLVHKLDYTHCDGNADDGRFVRFVDRSLLLSTAPVLESLQFNIRRKCSDVDIGFWIITAVERGLRELSFNYWARNTTNEPSKLPQSLFTCGTLVVLKLNNVSLVDVTFPVCFQLLKTLHLSCLIYLDDETPKNLLSSCKILQELVVHRVKNDNVTVYSIMVPSLQKLVFDGRFGTHDGISEFVMNAPSMKFLEINDWSNECMVEKMPELVAANLEAIYWNTDNILRSFTSLKRLSLCLGEESPFPTGEIFHQLVDLEFCTCDTEWDLLMYFLKHSPKLRALRLNDRSGGIFGARIDHWDEPSSVPESLMSSLETFEWTTYRGWEVEKELATFILKHARRLKTATISPKPTSLEEKHRMLTELALLSRGSTTCQLVFV